A section of the Metabacillus endolithicus genome encodes:
- a CDS encoding nuclease-related domain-containing protein — MIIKDRQEPIELKLLRILYTRMELTEKEKFRYLNLQKGFEGEVAFDRTAESILERYIINDLLLEVNNSYVQIDSLIISQDVIHLLDIKNYEGDCYLEGDKLYSVTTNREYKNPIIQLKRSATLLRQLLQTLKLNFLVEPSVIFINPEFTLYQAPMDQPIILPTQVQSFISSFNNTPSKLNDHHKKLSQTLLSLHQTKNPYTNPPEYNFDQIQKGIYCNSCYSYLVFRNNSSYLCKNCGEQESIRAAILRNIDEFELLFPEKRITTQSIYEWCNTDISRKTIMRVLKEHYTMNSKAKGTFYK; from the coding sequence ATGATCATTAAAGACAGGCAAGAACCGATTGAGCTGAAACTTTTAAGAATCTTATACACACGTATGGAATTAACAGAAAAGGAAAAGTTTCGATACTTAAATCTTCAAAAGGGCTTTGAGGGAGAGGTGGCATTTGACAGAACGGCAGAAAGTATTTTAGAAAGGTATATAATCAACGATTTGCTATTAGAAGTGAACAATTCATATGTTCAAATTGATTCATTGATTATTTCGCAAGATGTCATTCACTTACTGGATATAAAAAATTATGAAGGTGATTGTTATCTTGAAGGAGATAAACTCTACTCCGTCACAACAAATCGAGAATACAAGAATCCGATTATCCAGCTTAAAAGAAGTGCCACTCTACTTCGGCAGTTATTACAAACCCTCAAACTCAACTTCCTTGTGGAACCCTCTGTTATCTTTATTAATCCAGAATTCACCTTATATCAGGCCCCAATGGATCAACCAATTATTCTTCCAACACAAGTACAAAGCTTCATAAGCAGTTTTAATAACACCCCGTCTAAATTAAACGATCATCATAAGAAGCTCTCGCAAACACTGCTTTCTTTACATCAAACTAAGAACCCTTATACAAACCCACCTGAATATAACTTTGATCAAATACAAAAAGGGATTTATTGCAATTCTTGTTATTCCTATTTGGTTTTTAGGAATAATAGTAGCTATCTATGCAAAAATTGTGGAGAACAAGAATCGATTAGGGCAGCTATTTTACGAAATATAGATGAATTTGAACTCTTGTTTCCAGAGAAAAGGATTACTACTCAAAGTATCTATGAATGGTGTAATACAGATATTAGTAGAAAAACGATCATGCGGGTTTTGAAGGAGCATTATACGATGAATAGTAAAGCAAAAGGTACTTTCTATAAATAG
- a CDS encoding response regulator transcription factor codes for MRQILVVDDDREIVQLLSFYLQNEGYKVIKAYNGKEALTIFHQEEIDLIVLDVMMPEVDGMEVCRAIRETYHVPILMISAKTEDMDKITGLMSGADDYVAKPFNPLELIARVKTLLRRAYFYQSDNERNNMIKVDALEINKTFHTVKVRNKPIQLTSKEFDILLIMVSNLGRVYSGEEIYQLVWKENYYSSNNTVMVHMSNLREKLERELGYKLIKTVWGVGYKIDA; via the coding sequence TTGAGGCAAATTTTAGTTGTGGATGATGACAGAGAAATCGTTCAGTTACTATCCTTTTATCTGCAAAATGAAGGATATAAGGTAATAAAAGCTTACAATGGCAAAGAAGCCTTAACTATCTTTCACCAGGAGGAGATCGATCTAATTGTTTTAGACGTTATGATGCCTGAGGTAGATGGTATGGAGGTTTGTCGGGCAATTAGGGAAACCTACCATGTTCCAATATTAATGATTAGTGCTAAAACGGAAGATATGGATAAAATAACAGGGTTAATGAGTGGAGCCGATGATTATGTCGCAAAGCCGTTTAATCCCTTGGAATTAATAGCACGAGTTAAAACACTACTACGTAGAGCCTATTTCTACCAAAGTGATAACGAAAGAAACAACATGATTAAAGTTGATGCATTAGAGATAAATAAAACTTTTCATACCGTCAAAGTAAGAAATAAGCCTATTCAGCTAACATCAAAAGAGTTTGATATCCTTTTAATCATGGTATCAAATTTAGGTAGAGTTTATAGTGGTGAAGAAATTTATCAACTTGTTTGGAAGGAAAACTATTATTCTTCCAATAATACAGTAATGGTACATATGAGTAATTTAAGAGAAAAACTAGAACGGGAGTTAGGATATAAATTAATAAAAACTGTCTGGGGAGTAGGATATAAAATTGATGCATAG
- a CDS encoding 2OG-Fe(II) oxygenase, which translates to MDANELTIKEQSIFNHIGNKIMTDDREIKIIARLEEPLIAVLGNVLSDEECDELIRLSKDRMRRSKIGNSRELDELRTSSSMFFQDGENELVTRIEKRVSQIMNIPYEHGEGLQVLNYQIGQEYKEHYDYFASASRPVSNPRISTLVMYLNDVEEGGETYFPKLNFSVSPQKGMAVYFEYFYDNQTLNELTLHGGAPVIVGDKWAATQWMRRKRVKE; encoded by the coding sequence ATGGATGCTAATGAATTAACGATTAAAGAACAATCTATTTTTAATCACATTGGTAATAAAATAATGACCGATGATCGGGAAATTAAGATCATTGCACGATTAGAGGAACCCCTAATCGCCGTTTTAGGAAATGTTTTAAGCGATGAAGAATGTGATGAACTAATTAGGTTATCAAAAGATAGAATGCGTCGTTCAAAGATTGGAAATTCACGTGAATTGGATGAACTAAGAACTAGCAGCAGCATGTTCTTTCAAGATGGTGAAAATGAACTTGTAACTAGAATTGAAAAAAGAGTCTCTCAAATTATGAACATTCCGTATGAACATGGAGAAGGCTTGCAAGTTTTGAACTATCAAATCGGCCAAGAATATAAGGAACATTATGATTATTTTGCTTCAGCAAGTAGGCCTGTAAGTAATCCTAGAATTAGCACACTTGTTATGTACTTAAATGATGTAGAGGAAGGTGGAGAAACATACTTTCCTAAACTGAATTTTTCAGTTTCTCCTCAAAAAGGGATGGCTGTGTACTTTGAATATTTTTATGATAATCAAACATTAAATGAGTTAACTCTTCACGGTGGAGCTCCGGTTATTGTTGGTGATAAATGGGCGGCAACACAATGGATGAGAAGGAAACGAGTGAAAGAATGA
- a CDS encoding 2OG-Fe(II) oxygenase, translating to MFQNIKSRVESLNWESIQQALDDQGFAKVSQLLTKDECEQLIQLYHEEELYRTTINMQRYRFGSGEYKYFTYPLPDMIQSLRESFYPELAKTANRWLGYLKKPEQYPAELQDFIKRCEEHEQTRPTPLILKYEEGGFNCLHQDLYGDVFFPFQVVFILNQRDEHYTGGESLLVEQIPRAQSRGHVITLDQGSALIFPTNERPALGKKGYYKNKVRHGVSTITSGERFGLGIIFHDSK from the coding sequence ATGTTCCAAAACATAAAATCCCGGGTTGAAAGCTTGAATTGGGAGTCAATTCAACAAGCATTAGATGATCAAGGCTTTGCTAAAGTTTCACAACTACTAACAAAAGACGAATGTGAGCAGCTCATTCAACTTTATCATGAGGAAGAATTATATAGAACTACTATTAATATGCAAAGATATCGCTTTGGGAGTGGTGAGTATAAATATTTTACCTATCCATTGCCTGATATGATCCAAAGTTTAAGAGAATCTTTTTATCCTGAGCTAGCAAAAACAGCAAATCGATGGTTAGGATACTTGAAAAAACCAGAACAATATCCAGCCGAGTTGCAGGATTTTATAAAAAGATGTGAGGAACATGAACAAACGAGGCCAACGCCTTTAATCTTAAAATATGAAGAAGGCGGATTTAACTGCTTACATCAGGATTTATATGGAGATGTTTTCTTTCCGTTTCAAGTGGTCTTTATCTTAAATCAACGAGATGAACATTATACGGGTGGTGAATCTTTATTAGTTGAACAAATTCCACGTGCTCAAAGCAGAGGACATGTTATTACACTTGATCAAGGTAGTGCATTAATTTTCCCAACGAATGAAAGGCCTGCTCTTGGTAAGAAAGGATATTATAAAAACAAAGTTCGGCACGGAGTAAGTACTATAACATCTGGAGAGCGTTTTGGACTAGGAATTATCTTTCATGATTCAAAGTAA
- a CDS encoding cyanophycinase: MRKGFSILLTLLLCLSLWISAVGEVKAHSTSSKGSLVIVGGSLGSSNNEVYQAFIERAGGNKKAKIGIIPVASSSLNSSYDFKEKMVELGIEEKSVEILQISNHDLKGTDEDEAKWKNNVNKKKIVKKIEGLTGIWFVGGDQIKITSTLLKKNGKKTKALEAIWKIYQNGAVIGGTSAGAAIMSDVMISGGDSIGGFKNEFVNEDIYYPDKEYNPVFISKGLGFFQHGIVDQHFDERARLGRLISTAVDFEANKEKYYSYGIDEDTALVVDNKDQKASIVGRGGVAVIDTNSAKKDENKGTIQNVKFSYLSSGDMIHLDTKEIKMKEGKYQTKGEEYYDFQISTSYRHIIFVWKTKGILSLCTCR, from the coding sequence ATGAGAAAAGGTTTTAGCATCTTACTTACTTTACTTTTATGTCTATCGCTATGGATTTCAGCAGTAGGTGAAGTAAAGGCTCATTCAACATCAAGTAAAGGTAGTCTTGTCATTGTAGGGGGTTCTTTAGGAAGTAGTAATAATGAAGTTTACCAAGCGTTTATAGAAAGAGCGGGTGGAAACAAGAAGGCTAAGATTGGGATTATCCCAGTTGCAAGTAGTTCTCTAAATTCCTCATATGATTTCAAGGAAAAAATGGTTGAATTAGGAATAGAAGAGAAAAGTGTTGAAATTCTTCAAATATCTAACCACGATTTAAAAGGAACAGATGAAGATGAAGCAAAATGGAAAAATAATGTAAATAAGAAGAAGATAGTTAAAAAGATTGAAGGATTAACAGGTATATGGTTTGTTGGAGGAGACCAAATTAAGATTACAAGCACCCTTCTTAAGAAAAATGGAAAGAAAACAAAGGCTCTTGAAGCTATCTGGAAAATCTACCAAAACGGTGCAGTAATTGGGGGAACAAGCGCAGGGGCTGCAATTATGAGTGATGTGATGATTTCAGGTGGAGATAGTATCGGCGGATTCAAAAATGAATTCGTAAATGAAGATATCTATTATCCTGATAAAGAATATAATCCAGTTTTTATCTCGAAAGGACTTGGATTTTTCCAACACGGAATTGTTGATCAGCATTTTGATGAAAGAGCAAGACTCGGTCGATTGATTAGCACTGCTGTTGATTTTGAAGCCAATAAAGAAAAATACTACTCATACGGAATTGATGAAGACACAGCACTTGTTGTAGATAACAAGGATCAAAAAGCGAGTATAGTTGGTCGTGGTGGAGTAGCAGTTATAGATACGAATTCAGCAAAAAAGGATGAAAATAAGGGAACAATTCAGAATGTGAAATTCAGTTATTTGTCATCTGGAGATATGATCCACTTAGATACGAAAGAAATAAAAATGAAAGAAGGAAAATATCAAACAAAAGGGGAAGAATATTATGATTTTCAAATTTCTACCAGCTACAGGCATATTATCTTCGTATGGAAGACTAAAGGAATACTTAGCTTATGCACTTGTAGATAA
- a CDS encoding cyanophycinase — MIFKFLPATGILSSYGRLKEYLAYALVDNASADSVKSFVYESSGEGFKLSFKEAEDTNGYWGYTDGQKDDYSIVNVVLDIEPASVTFKEEEHIFENYREPVFRPSSSAVESSTIKGNLVMAGGALGSSNSAVYNKFIELARVKGDTRIGIIPAASSSLKSSELFKKDLIQYGVENEAIEILPISNHDFKGTVENESSWLDNRNNEELAKKIKDFTAIWFVGGDQTNITASLLNDDMTHSKVLNAIWDIYKNGAVLGGTSAGAAIMSDVMIAGGGSFDTLSKGFTETYDGMTQQEGGPGYLEQGLGFFQEGIIDQHFDNKARLGRLIAVTDELGEQDEISYGIDEDTAMVVYNNQNTIEVIGRGGVSLVDLSSMKKAGRKMENIELSWLTEGDQFSLDTHQLKIKESKVETKGYEYYNSPVAPHSGVLTPHGSLGHFLSYQLVDNEAVQEVKSYSFHEGKGFELTFKKGKETNGYWGYKDGGKDHYSYEKVIVDVVPGSFLIKD, encoded by the coding sequence ATGATTTTCAAATTTCTACCAGCTACAGGCATATTATCTTCGTATGGAAGACTAAAGGAATACTTAGCTTATGCACTTGTAGATAACGCTAGTGCGGATTCTGTAAAAAGTTTTGTATACGAAAGTTCGGGTGAAGGCTTTAAGCTTAGCTTTAAAGAAGCTGAAGATACAAATGGTTATTGGGGTTATACTGATGGGCAAAAAGATGATTACTCTATTGTTAATGTAGTGTTGGATATTGAGCCTGCTTCAGTGACATTTAAAGAAGAGGAACATATTTTCGAAAATTATAGAGAACCTGTATTTAGACCAAGTTCATCGGCTGTTGAGTCTAGCACAATTAAGGGAAATCTAGTGATGGCAGGCGGTGCACTGGGGAGTAGCAACAGTGCTGTTTACAATAAATTTATTGAATTAGCCAGAGTTAAAGGAGATACGAGAATTGGAATTATTCCTGCAGCTAGCTCCAGCTTGAAATCGAGTGAGCTGTTTAAGAAAGATCTAATTCAGTACGGAGTAGAAAATGAGGCCATTGAAATTCTGCCAATCTCAAATCATGATTTTAAAGGAACGGTAGAAAATGAATCTAGCTGGCTGGATAATCGAAATAATGAAGAGCTAGCAAAGAAAATAAAAGATTTTACAGCCATTTGGTTTGTCGGTGGTGACCAGACCAATATTACAGCATCACTATTAAATGACGATATGACCCATTCAAAGGTATTGAATGCTATTTGGGACATTTACAAAAATGGTGCGGTCCTTGGAGGAACAAGTGCAGGAGCAGCGATTATGAGTGATGTGATGATTGCAGGAGGAGGAAGCTTTGATACATTATCAAAAGGCTTCACCGAAACATATGATGGAATGACTCAGCAAGAAGGTGGACCAGGATATCTTGAGCAAGGACTAGGTTTCTTCCAAGAAGGAATTATTGACCAACATTTTGATAATAAGGCTAGATTAGGAAGACTTATAGCAGTTACTGATGAATTAGGAGAACAAGATGAAATATCATATGGAATAGATGAAGACACAGCCATGGTTGTATATAACAACCAAAATACTATTGAGGTGATTGGCCGTGGTGGTGTAAGTCTAGTAGATCTATCCTCTATGAAGAAAGCTGGACGCAAAATGGAGAATATTGAGCTATCATGGCTAACTGAAGGTGATCAATTCTCGCTTGATACCCACCAGCTTAAGATAAAGGAATCGAAAGTAGAAACAAAAGGATATGAATATTATAACAGTCCTGTTGCACCACACTCAGGTGTTCTTACCCCACACGGCTCTTTAGGTCATTTCCTTTCTTATCAGTTGGTAGATAACGAAGCGGTTCAAGAAGTAAAAAGCTATAGTTTCCATGAAGGAAAGGGCTTTGAGCTAACCTTTAAAAAAGGGAAAGAAACGAACGGATACTGGGGATATAAAGATGGCGGTAAAGATCATTATTCTTATGAAAAAGTGATCGTAGATGTTGTGCCTGGTAGTTTTTTAATAAAAGATTAA
- a CDS encoding methyl-accepting chemotaxis protein: MTTPQILMVIMQLTVWGLFAVLHMKRKLVMYLSYLAVFGSAVSTSITLLLQPSALNVFSIYYLIILALIYMNKKLSILTQIYGLIMLLYMLFAQSKSISIAEEDKITYIIYYLLITILILSLLQVTQHIMKQVEESRKSTESLLAQQQEQKDSILQLVNDVTKNLEVVSSLSETNNHSFYEMNSTFQDIASGANTQNESTLEINNSVTSMREVAKGMLDSITKLKDETEGANNLSEQGQEQIEHLTKIISDFKGEIDTMSEEITQLITNLKETNKFSDTIKEIANQTNLLSLNASIEAARAGEHGRGFSIVANEIRNLSDLTTKSADQISKQLEEFTKQSDQTRHRMIQIAEQMDKSYAVTANTKNSFKAINEAIVKLLHLADDSNRLTMKMDQTVEVINNSTEDLAAVSEQSSASLEELMATLENILEGNTASVDSIKAVEKSLKSIQ, encoded by the coding sequence ATGACAACACCTCAAATATTAATGGTTATCATGCAATTAACTGTTTGGGGGCTTTTTGCTGTTTTGCATATGAAAAGGAAATTAGTTATGTATCTTAGTTACTTGGCTGTATTTGGTTCTGCAGTATCAACTAGCATCACACTCTTATTACAACCATCAGCATTAAATGTATTTTCAATTTATTATCTTATTATATTGGCTCTTATTTATATGAATAAGAAACTCTCAATACTAACACAAATTTACGGCTTAATTATGTTGTTATATATGCTCTTTGCTCAAAGTAAATCTATTTCTATTGCTGAAGAAGATAAGATTACATACATAATTTATTATTTATTAATTACGATTTTAATTTTATCTTTATTACAGGTTACACAGCATATAATGAAGCAAGTAGAAGAGTCAAGAAAGAGTACAGAATCTCTATTAGCTCAACAACAGGAACAAAAAGACTCTATTCTACAGTTGGTTAACGATGTAACCAAAAACTTGGAGGTTGTTTCTAGTTTAAGTGAAACTAATAATCACTCATTTTATGAAATGAATAGTACTTTTCAAGATATTGCTTCAGGTGCAAATACACAAAACGAGTCAACCTTGGAAATTAACAACTCTGTAACATCAATGAGAGAAGTAGCAAAAGGAATGCTTGATTCAATAACTAAATTAAAAGACGAAACAGAAGGGGCTAATAATTTATCAGAACAAGGTCAAGAACAAATCGAACATCTTACTAAAATTATTTCTGATTTTAAAGGCGAGATTGATACGATGTCGGAAGAAATTACTCAATTAATAACGAATTTAAAGGAAACGAATAAGTTCAGCGATACAATTAAGGAAATTGCGAACCAAACCAATCTACTTTCACTAAATGCAAGTATTGAGGCGGCAAGAGCTGGAGAACATGGTCGTGGCTTTTCTATAGTGGCAAATGAAATACGAAACCTTTCTGATCTGACAACTAAATCAGCAGATCAAATCTCGAAACAGTTGGAAGAGTTCACTAAGCAGTCGGATCAAACTCGTCATCGAATGATTCAAATAGCGGAACAAATGGATAAAAGCTACGCAGTTACTGCAAATACAAAGAATTCGTTTAAGGCAATAAATGAAGCCATTGTTAAGTTGTTACACTTAGCGGATGATAGTAATAGACTCACTATGAAAATGGATCAAACTGTAGAAGTTATAAATAATTCAACTGAAGATTTGGCAGCAGTGAGTGAACAATCCAGTGCATCTCTTGAAGAGTTAATGGCAACTTTAGAAAATATATTAGAGGGAAATACAGCAAGTGTCGATAGTATTAAAGCAGTAGAGAAGTCACTTAAGAGTATTCAGTAG
- a CDS encoding sensor histidine kinase has protein sequence MHRQLSIFGTLVQYILYSLIGSSIITSLLLYLVRILYLRVPLPSEVNHFIVTLYVDIGKLPLFLVTMFCSFILLQLLFLAQFSSYFQNINQSVQQLSEGHFPEIPLPVKGRNGLGLLARNINMMKDKLASLIQEERRAITSKNELVTNVSHDLRTPLTSIIGYLGLIEEDKYKDEVELRYYTTIAFEKSQRLNKMVNDLFEYTKIHNQDLELNIQNFNIIELLQQLSAQFYPELRKNEMEIFLNSTSERITVNADPEKLMRVFENLISNAIKYGKNGQTIHLLIEELDSSIVIKVKNVGEKIPTAAIPLLFNRLYRVEQSRSETTGGTGLGLAIAKGILELHHGKISVSSNDKETIFVVELPK, from the coding sequence ATGCATAGACAATTATCAATTTTTGGGACACTTGTACAGTATATACTATACAGCCTAATAGGCTCATCAATCATAACTTCTCTTTTACTCTATTTAGTTCGAATTCTATACCTAAGGGTGCCACTTCCATCAGAGGTCAATCATTTTATTGTTACCCTTTATGTCGACATTGGTAAACTTCCCTTATTTTTAGTTACCATGTTCTGTTCTTTCATTCTTTTGCAATTGTTATTTTTGGCTCAATTTTCGTCATACTTTCAGAATATCAACCAATCCGTTCAACAGCTTTCTGAGGGTCATTTTCCTGAGATTCCACTTCCGGTTAAAGGCCGTAACGGGCTTGGATTATTAGCAAGAAATATAAACATGATGAAGGATAAATTAGCTTCTCTAATACAGGAGGAAAGAAGAGCTATTACATCAAAAAACGAACTTGTCACAAATGTGTCTCATGATTTACGAACCCCCCTAACATCAATAATAGGTTATTTGGGATTAATAGAAGAAGATAAATATAAGGATGAAGTTGAGCTTCGTTATTATACAACGATTGCGTTTGAAAAATCACAACGCCTGAACAAAATGGTTAATGATTTGTTTGAATATACAAAAATCCATAATCAGGATCTAGAATTGAATATCCAAAATTTCAATATTATTGAGCTTCTTCAGCAACTGTCAGCTCAGTTTTATCCAGAACTTCGGAAAAATGAAATGGAGATATTTCTAAATAGCACATCCGAAAGAATAACCGTAAACGCTGATCCCGAAAAGTTAATGAGAGTTTTCGAAAACCTCATATCAAATGCTATAAAATACGGAAAGAATGGACAAACAATCCATTTGCTGATAGAAGAATTAGACTCTTCAATTGTTATTAAAGTAAAGAATGTTGGAGAGAAAATCCCCACAGCAGCTATTCCCCTTTTATTTAACCGATTGTATCGTGTAGAGCAATCACGATCTGAGACAACAGGAGGAACCGGATTAGGCTTAGCCATTGCAAAAGGAATTCTTGAGCTTCACCATGGAAAAATCTCTGTTTCAAGTAATGATAAAGAAACAATATTTGTAGTTGAATTACCAAAATAA
- a CDS encoding glucosaminidase domain-containing protein yields MIKWKKELYCYAKRHTSLFPSFRFHFGVKCVGSKFFCKSSRFYNNYGSFSVNVKANGRLCFIKRISPKLTSVSIYQLAELYLEIGRKEGVRGDIAFAQAIHETGFFRFGGDVIPEQNNYAGIGTTGGGVKGAFFATPEEGVRAHIQHLKAYASKEPLNTVLIDPRFNLVTRGIAPLWTDLNGRWAVPGKGYGEKILQIHLNMSKMTLTIPHVSLPTNHKQPVARITIKADVPMLAPDGSVFKTLKKGEKVRVYGVIGNSYDVGGGYRVDANSSKMSIYIGRILIKNSTTVMYKPDGTVHRVFKKGESLMVYDYDSSVYQVGGGYYVKMSDKPVYHLGRLELSKEAAMFSPDGTPYSNLKAGGNYPVYGINGDRLDVGGGYTVQFNKKQQNYYN; encoded by the coding sequence ATGATCAAATGGAAAAAGGAGTTATATTGTTATGCTAAAAGACACACGTCTTTATTCCCTAGTTTTCGCTTTCATTTTGGTGTTAAGTGCGTTGGTTCCAAGTTTTTCTGCAAAAGCAGCAGATTCTACAACAATTATGGGTCCTTCTCAGTTAACGTCAAAGCAAATGGGAGATTATGTTTTATTAAACGAATCAGCCCAAAGCTTACAAGTGTATCAATCTATCAACTTGCAGAATTATATCTTGAAATTGGTAGAAAAGAAGGAGTACGTGGTGATATTGCCTTTGCTCAAGCCATTCACGAAACAGGTTTTTTCCGCTTCGGTGGTGATGTGATTCCAGAGCAAAATAACTATGCAGGAATCGGAACAACTGGTGGAGGTGTAAAAGGTGCGTTTTTTGCTACACCTGAGGAAGGAGTTCGCGCTCACATTCAGCACTTAAAAGCTTATGCAAGTAAAGAACCGCTGAATACAGTGCTTATTGATCCTCGCTTTAACCTTGTAACACGAGGAATTGCGCCTTTATGGACAGATTTAAATGGAAGATGGGCGGTGCCTGGAAAAGGATATGGAGAAAAAATACTTCAAATCCATCTTAATATGTCAAAAATGACTCTCACCATTCCACATGTGAGTTTACCGACTAATCATAAACAGCCTGTAGCCAGAATCACAATTAAAGCTGATGTTCCAATGCTAGCTCCAGATGGATCAGTTTTCAAAACTCTTAAAAAAGGTGAAAAAGTAAGAGTTTATGGAGTTATTGGAAACAGCTATGATGTTGGCGGAGGATATCGTGTAGATGCTAATAGCAGCAAGATGAGTATATACATAGGTAGAATATTAATTAAAAATTCAACTACTGTTATGTACAAGCCTGATGGAACTGTTCACCGTGTTTTTAAAAAAGGTGAATCATTGATGGTGTATGATTATGATTCAAGTGTCTATCAAGTTGGTGGTGGCTATTATGTAAAAATGTCAGATAAGCCAGTCTATCATTTAGGAAGACTAGAGCTTTCAAAAGAAGCTGCTATGTTTAGCCCTGATGGAACTCCTTATAGCAATCTTAAAGCAGGTGGAAACTATCCTGTTTATGGAATTAACGGAGACCGACTTGATGTTGGTGGCGGTTATACTGTTCAATTTAATAAAAAACAACAGAATTATTATAACTAA
- a CDS encoding threonine aldolase family protein has product MYSFKNDYSEGAHPRILNALFESNLVQEDGYGEDRFTLEAKELIKQKLSNSNVDIHLLSGGTQTNLTAISAFLRPHEAAISVSTGHIFTHETGAIEATGHKIISVEGENGKLTVEHVKKVLESHPDEHMVKPKLVYISNSTEIGTIYQKEELIQLRQLCDEEKLILFMDGARLGSALCSSECDLKLSDLPSLLDAFYIGGTKNGALLGEALVICNDALKEDFRFHMKQKGALLAKGRLLGIQFRELFKDDLYFDLAIHANSMAEKLRDEISKAGFSFLTHSPSNQVFPIFPNAFIEKLQQKYAFHLWEKIDNDSSAIRLVTSWATKEDEVLAFIEDVKKGF; this is encoded by the coding sequence ATGTACAGCTTTAAAAATGATTATAGTGAAGGTGCACATCCAAGAATACTTAACGCATTATTCGAATCAAATTTAGTTCAAGAAGATGGATACGGCGAAGATCGGTTTACACTAGAAGCTAAGGAACTGATAAAACAAAAGCTATCAAATTCAAATGTAGATATTCATCTATTATCAGGGGGTACACAAACAAATTTAACAGCTATATCTGCCTTTCTTAGACCGCATGAAGCTGCCATTTCAGTTAGTACAGGCCATATTTTCACTCATGAAACTGGTGCAATTGAGGCCACCGGACATAAGATCATCTCTGTTGAAGGTGAGAACGGGAAATTAACAGTAGAACATGTTAAAAAGGTTCTAGAATCTCATCCAGATGAACATATGGTAAAACCAAAGCTAGTTTATATTTCGAACTCAACAGAAATAGGAACGATCTATCAAAAAGAGGAACTAATACAGTTACGTCAGCTTTGTGATGAAGAAAAACTGATTTTATTTATGGATGGAGCAAGACTAGGCTCTGCACTTTGTTCATCAGAATGTGATCTTAAGCTAAGTGATTTGCCTTCACTTCTAGATGCCTTTTACATTGGGGGAACAAAAAATGGAGCACTACTTGGTGAAGCGTTAGTCATCTGTAACGATGCTCTTAAGGAAGATTTTCGTTTTCATATGAAGCAAAAAGGAGCACTTCTTGCAAAAGGGCGACTTCTGGGTATTCAGTTCCGCGAATTATTTAAGGATGATCTCTATTTCGATCTAGCAATCCATGCTAATTCGATGGCTGAAAAGCTCCGTGACGAAATAAGCAAAGCTGGTTTTTCATTCTTAACTCACTCACCTTCAAATCAAGTATTTCCAATTTTTCCAAATGCTTTTATTGAAAAACTTCAGCAAAAGTATGCATTCCATCTTTGGGAAAAGATAGATAACGATTCCTCTGCGATACGACTTGTGACATCTTGGGCAACGAAAGAGGATGAAGTGTTAGCGTTTATTGAAGATGTGAAGAAGGGCTTTTAA